CGTCCCACACGGCCCAGTTGACGGCGACGTGCGACCCGTCGGGGCAGTCCGTCCAGAAATAGTCGAGCTTCACGCTGGCCTCCGGGCTCATTCTACAGAACTCCGGCGGGACGGACTTCCTCCGGCACGTCGATTGCTCCTTGTTCCGGTGCAGGAATGGGCCTGCGACCAACAGGGAGCACTCATGAAACATCGAATCCTTCTCTCCGCCGGCGCGATCGCCGCTTTCGCGGCTTTCGCCGGCGCCCAGGAAATCCCGGCCCCCGCGGCGCCCGATCGGGACAGCTCGGTCACGACGCAGCGGCAGTCGACGCAGACGACCACCACCGAGAAGGCCGCTCCCGCCGATGTCTCCTCGTCTTCGGAGACCTCGACGAGCGCGACCAGCGTCAGCGGAACCGTTCGCACCTACGAGGCCGGCAAGTCGGTCACGATCGTGCGTCCGGACGGCACGACCGTCACGTACATGATCAACCCCGCGTCGCAGCTTCCCTCCGACGTCGCCGTCGGGCGGAAGGTGACCGTGACGACGACGACGGTGAGCGGCTCGCCGCAGCCGGTCGTCCAGCGCATGACGTACAGCACGAAGACGTCGACCACGACGAAGAGCGTCGAGCCCCCGCACTGAGGCCGTCGCGGGAGCTGGCTCGGGAAACCTGAGCGCGTGACGGGTTCGCGGCTCGTCGAACAAGCGACTCGACCGTGAACCCGCCACCCCCTCGCCGACGCTCCCGCTACCGCATTGCGGGACCTGCGCTCGATTACTTCGCGCAGGGTCCCCCGCGATGCGAAGGGCCCCGACCCGCACCGTGTCGGCTCGAAACCCCTGATGGGCGACTCGGTTCAGGACAATCCGACGGTGCGACAAACTTCGCGCTCGAGTTGAGGCCGTCCGGCCGGCCGAGCTGGTGTCCGGATCGGCCGAGTTGAGCGACGGTTCAAGCGACCGGTTCAACTCGGCCCCGCCGTCCTCGATGCGTCACCGCGCTGCTCTTCCAATATCATTGCGCCTCGTGTCGAAACGCGGCAAGACGATTCGAGGCGTCGGGTGGTCGGTCGCCGCGGGCGCCGGCGCGTACGTCGCCGGCTCGTACGCGGCGGCCGTGGCGCTCGGTGACGCGCTGATCTCTCCGGTCGGCCTCGCTCCGGGGCGCGACGACCGCGCCCTCTTCCTCGGCACTCTGCTCCGGGACGCCGGGGTCGCCGAGGAGTTCGAGCATCCGGGCGACCCGCGCGATCCAGTTCCTCTCGTCTGCACGTTCGCCTCCCCCGGCTCTCCCGGACAACGCCCGACGATCCTCTTTCTCCACGGCAAGGGTGGCAACGCGACCGAGTGGCTCCCCGACGCGCGCCGCGCCCTCGAGGCCGGATACAACGTCCTGTGCCCCGACCTGCGCGGCCACGGACGCTCGGGCGGCCGGTTCATCACGTTCGGCCTTCTCGAACGGCAGGACCTGAACCACGCGGTCGAAGCCGCCCGGCGCCGGTTCGGGATCGACTCCGATCGCCTGGGAGTGCACGCCTGCTCCTATGGCGGCTCTCCGGCGCTCCAGTTCTGCGCCGGGAACCGAGCCGTCCAGGCGCTCTGGCTCGAGTCTCCCTTCGGCGACGCGCCGGCGATGGCCCGCCACTACCTGCATCTGAAGTCCGGGCTGCCGTCCTGGGCGCTCGGGCTCACGACCCGCTGGGCGCTCGCGCGCGCCGACACGCGCGTCCGCCGCTTGATCGGCCTGCGCCGCGAGGAGGGGCTCGCCGCCGTGGACCCGATATCAGCCGCGGAGAAGGTCCGCTGCCCGGTGGCGCTCGTTTACGGCAAGCGCGACGAGCTCACTCTGCCCGCCTTTCTCGGGAGGCTCGAAGAGGCGCTTCCGCGCACGACGACGGTCTGGGAAGTGGCCTCGGCGGGCCATTGCCACCATGACGACCAGCCGCTCTCGGTCGAGACGGAGGAATACGAGCGGCGTTGGAGGGAGTTCTTCGGCTGGCGCCTCGCGTGACGAAACCCCGTCCGATCCCGTCCTCGTTCACGCCGCCCGCCCATTCATCGCTTCGCTCGGGATGAGGGAGAGAGCCTCTCGAGACGACAGAAGTCGAACGCTCATCGCGTCGGCAGGCGCGGGCGCTTCCGTGCGTCGATCTCGCGCCCCTTGAGCTGCCCGCACGCCGCCGACGCGTCGGGGCCCTTCGAGCGGCGCACCGTGACCGTGTAGCGCTCCTTCGCGAGCGTCTCGACGAACTGCTCGACGGCCTCCTCGGACGGCCGCCGGAACTCGGGGAGGTAGCGGGGATCGGGGTTGAACGGGATCACGTTGATCTTCACGGGCATTCCCCGCAGGAGACGGGCGAGCTTCCGCGCGTCCTCGGCGGAGTCGTTGACCCCTTCGAGCAGGACGTACTCGGCCGTGATCCGGCGCCGGTGCGTCAGGGGAAAGGCGCGCATCGCGGCCACGACTCCCGAGAGCGGATGGGCGCGCGACACCGGCATGATCTCCTCGCGCGTCTTCTGGTCGGCGGCGTTGATCGACACGGCGAGGTTCGGCTGCTTCGCGCGCGCGCCGAGCCGCCGGATCCCTTCCGGGAAACCGGACGTCGAGACCG
This genomic window from Thermoanaerobaculia bacterium contains:
- a CDS encoding alpha/beta hydrolase, whose translation is MSKRGKTIRGVGWSVAAGAGAYVAGSYAAAVALGDALISPVGLAPGRDDRALFLGTLLRDAGVAEEFEHPGDPRDPVPLVCTFASPGSPGQRPTILFLHGKGGNATEWLPDARRALEAGYNVLCPDLRGHGRSGGRFITFGLLERQDLNHAVEAARRRFGIDSDRLGVHACSYGGSPALQFCAGNRAVQALWLESPFGDAPAMARHYLHLKSGLPSWALGLTTRWALARADTRVRRLIGLRREEGLAAVDPISAAEKVRCPVALVYGKRDELTLPAFLGRLEEALPRTTTVWEVASAGHCHHDDQPLSVETEEYERRWREFFGWRLA